From a single Calothrix sp. NIES-2098 genomic region:
- a CDS encoding major facilitator transporter, whose amino-acid sequence MKVNQSLLRVFSSRKMGALLFLGFSSGLPLYLTSQTLQAWLTKEGIGLAAIAAFSLVKLPYSLKFLWSPLLDRFVPPFLGRRRGWLVITQVALLLGIVAMALQNPSQNLQPLVIAAVAVAFFSASQDILVDAYRTDIVEAQERGAGAAIYLLGYRIAILVTGYVTLFLADRMPWQVVYLLMSLLMLVGVVSSIFAPEPVLENRPPQTLSAAVKLPFVEFVQRNGLLQALLILIFIVIYKLGDSLLKNVSTPFLLDKGLHFTQSDIAFPGALGIFATIVATLAAGAIMTKIGVNRSLWIFAILQAVGNLAFFALALVGKNYYLMIAAVNIEQFCAGLETAAFVAFLMSLCNPSFSATQYALLSSLQGFSRDILTAPAGAWAQATGWSTFFLITAIAALPGLVLLPFFAPWNPKPVAIPRPGLEEDEDVWETK is encoded by the coding sequence ATGAAAGTAAATCAGTCGCTGCTAAGAGTGTTTAGCAGCCGTAAGATGGGAGCTTTGTTATTTTTGGGCTTTTCATCTGGTTTACCGTTATATCTGACCAGCCAGACATTACAAGCTTGGTTGACTAAAGAAGGAATTGGCTTGGCAGCGATCGCAGCTTTTAGTCTAGTAAAATTGCCTTATTCTCTCAAATTTCTCTGGTCGCCGCTACTGGACAGATTTGTACCCCCGTTTTTAGGACGGCGTCGAGGTTGGTTAGTAATTACCCAAGTAGCATTACTATTGGGTATCGTGGCGATGGCTTTACAAAACCCATCGCAAAATCTGCAACCTTTAGTAATTGCTGCGGTAGCTGTTGCCTTTTTTAGCGCCAGTCAAGACATTTTAGTTGATGCCTACCGTACTGATATAGTTGAAGCACAAGAAAGAGGCGCTGGGGCTGCGATTTATCTGTTGGGGTATCGGATTGCCATTCTAGTTACAGGTTATGTCACCTTATTTTTAGCCGATAGAATGCCTTGGCAAGTCGTCTACTTATTGATGTCCCTATTAATGCTTGTAGGCGTGGTAAGTTCTATATTTGCACCCGAACCAGTTTTAGAGAATCGCCCTCCTCAAACTTTATCCGCTGCTGTTAAATTACCCTTTGTGGAATTTGTCCAACGTAATGGTTTACTTCAAGCACTTTTAATTCTCATTTTCATTGTTATCTACAAGTTGGGAGATTCCCTCCTGAAGAATGTATCTACCCCATTTTTGTTAGATAAAGGCTTACATTTCACTCAGTCCGACATAGCATTTCCTGGAGCTTTAGGAATTTTTGCCACCATTGTTGCTACCTTAGCAGCAGGTGCAATTATGACCAAAATAGGTGTTAATCGCTCTTTGTGGATCTTCGCTATACTTCAAGCTGTCGGCAATCTAGCCTTTTTCGCATTAGCGCTTGTAGGTAAAAATTACTATCTCATGATAGCTGCTGTAAATATAGAACAATTCTGTGCTGGCTTAGAAACAGCTGCTTTCGTGGCTTTCTTGATGAGTCTTTGTAATCCCAGCTTTTCTGCAACTCAGTACGCTTTACTTTCCAGCTTGCAGGGTTTTAGTAGAGATATCCTCACGGCTCCCGCAGGTGCATGGGCCCAAGCTACTGGCTGGTCTACATTCTTCTTAATTACAGCTATAGCAGCTTTACCTGGATTAGTGTTGTTACCATTTTTTGCTCCCTGGAACCCCAAGCCAGTAGCAATTCCTAGACCAGGATTAGAAGAAGATGAGGATGTATGGGAAACCAAGTAG